Proteins from a single region of Oncorhynchus keta strain PuntledgeMale-10-30-2019 chromosome 20, Oket_V2, whole genome shotgun sequence:
- the LOC127910117 gene encoding uncharacterized protein LOC127910117 has protein sequence MTDHHLKLNLSKTELLFLPGKDCPFHDLAITVDNSIVSSSQSAKNLGVILDNTLTFSTNIKAVSRSCRFMLYNIRRVRPCLTQEAAQVLIQALVISRLDYCNSLLAGLPACAIKPLQLIQNAAARLVFNLPKFSHVTPLLRSLHWLPVEARIRYKTMVLAYGAVRGTAPQYLQALIRPYTQTRALRSSTSGLLASLPLRKYSSRSAQSKLFAALAPNGGTNSLTTPGQRSQSPPSGDT, from the coding sequence atgacggatcaccacctcaagctgaacctcagcaagacggagctcctcttcctcccggggaaggactgcccgttccatgatctcgccatcacggttgacaactccattgtgtcctcctcccagagcgctaagaaccttggcgtgatcctggacaacacactgacgttctcaactaacatcaaggcggtgtcccgttcctgtaggttcatgctctacaacatccgcagagtacgaccctgcctcacacaggaagcggcgcaggtcctaatccaggcacttgtcatctcccgtcttgattactgcaactcgctgttggctgggctccctgcctgtgccattaaacccctacaactcatccagaacgccgcagcccgtctggtgttcaaccttcccaagttctctcacgtcaccccgctcctccgctctctccactggcttccagttgaagctcgcatccgctacaagaccatggtgctcgcctacggagctgtgaggggaacggcacctcagtacctccaggctctgatcaggccctacacccaaacaagggcactgcgttcatccacctctggcctgctcgcctccctaccactgaggaagtacagttcccgctcagcccagtcaaaactgttcgctgctctggcccccaatggtggaacaaactccctcacgacgccaggacagcggagtcaatcaccaccttccggagacacctga